Proteins found in one Nitratiruptor sp. SB155-2 genomic segment:
- a CDS encoding aldo/keto reductase → MEYRYIGQSGLRVTSICLGTMTFGSTTSKEEAFKILDKAYDFGINFYDTAELYPVPPDSKWAGETEKIVGEWLKTKPRDSIILATKVAGAASGWFVPPIRHGLTAMDRFHIKRAIEGSLKRLRTDYIDLYQMHWPDTVVPIEETMKAFDELVKEGKVRYIGTSNDTAYGLTKANMVARYEGLARFESIQNNFSLLNPRFFDELENVCRREKVSLLPYSPIGGGVLSGKYNQKFIPEDARFSLYLKHPVKRVREHAKRFFNDKTLAFTAEYLEIAKKYDIHPVTLAVAYSKHFDFVASTIIGARKLDQLDVSLAAMDLKLPRQILKELTALQKKYCYPMG, encoded by the coding sequence ATGGAATACCGATACATTGGACAATCTGGTCTGAGAGTCACCTCTATCTGTCTTGGTACTATGACCTTTGGCTCTACTACGTCCAAAGAGGAAGCTTTCAAGATTTTAGATAAAGCGTATGATTTTGGTATCAACTTCTATGATACTGCAGAACTCTATCCGGTACCACCTGATAGCAAATGGGCAGGCGAGACGGAAAAAATCGTAGGAGAGTGGCTGAAAACAAAACCCAGAGACTCCATTATCCTTGCTACAAAAGTGGCAGGGGCTGCCAGTGGTTGGTTTGTACCGCCTATTCGCCACGGACTAACCGCAATGGATCGATTTCATATAAAAAGGGCAATTGAAGGATCTTTAAAAAGGCTCCGAACCGATTATATCGATCTGTATCAGATGCACTGGCCAGATACGGTGGTTCCGATAGAAGAGACAATGAAGGCTTTCGATGAACTCGTCAAAGAGGGGAAAGTCCGCTACATTGGAACTTCCAATGACACTGCCTACGGCCTTACGAAAGCCAATATGGTGGCAAGGTATGAAGGTCTTGCGCGATTTGAATCGATTCAGAACAATTTTAGCCTTTTGAATCCGCGATTTTTCGATGAACTGGAAAATGTTTGTAGGCGTGAAAAAGTGAGTCTACTGCCCTATTCACCAATAGGCGGAGGAGTTTTAAGCGGGAAATACAACCAAAAATTTATCCCAGAAGATGCAAGATTTTCCCTCTACCTCAAGCATCCTGTCAAAAGGGTACGTGAACATGCCAAACGGTTTTTCAATGATAAAACCCTTGCCTTTACCGCTGAATATCTTGAAATAGCAAAAAAGTATGATATCCACCCCGTTACGTTAGCCGTTGCGTACAGTAAACACTTCGATTTTGTAGCTTCTACCATTATAGGGGCCAGAAAACTTGATCAACTCGACGTAAGCCTCGCTGCAATGGATCTAAAACTTCCACGACAAATCCTCAAAGAGCTCACTGCTTTGCAGAAAAAATACTGCTATCCGATGGGATAG